In Mycolicibacterium nivoides, the DNA window GGTCGCATCGAGCACGGGCGCGATCAGCGTGAACTCGCTGTAGTCGTCCTCACCCTCGGGGGACCCACGAAGAATCCCGACGGCGGCGACCTCGTCATTCCCGAGCTTCACATACGCCGGCGAACCCGAATCGCCCTCGGCGGAGTAGACGTCCGCCTGCACTCGCGTGCCGGTCACCACTTCGACCTTTCCGCACGTCTCACCGGAGACAAAGCCGAACTTGCAGAGGGTCACGTTGTTGTTCAACAGATAGTGATGATCGAGAACCTTGGTCACCCTGTACACGCCCGCGATCCGCGCGTTCGGCGAGACATCTTCTGCCAGATCAGGATCGACGGCGATCACCGCGAAGTCCGCCCAATCATCCTTACCGGTCTGCACGACCTTGCTCGGTTCGGCCCCGGTCTGACTGGTTGTGAACTCTCCCAATTCGACGTGGGTGTCCGGATCAGTTGCTCGGGTGAAGTACGGGCGATCACCGAATCCCTCTTTGCGACAGTGGCCGGCGGTGAACGCGATCGCGGTATCGGTCGCATCGCGGCCGAGAAACGCCAACGTGCACTCGTGGGAGTCGACTTCATCGGTGGTGGCATCGACGCTGTCGGTGGCAATTGCGGTGCCCGGCACGAAGTCGTCGAAGGACAGCCAGTCGTTGTTCGTCCCGGTAGCGACTGGAGTCATGTTGGGCTGATCTGCCGGCACCGTCGGATTGGGCCACAAGATCAGGACCACGAACGCCACCACGATGACGACGACGAGCCCCACAACGGTCAACAGGATGCGGCGAAACGCCCGGCGGGGCGGATTGACCGGTGCCGCCGGTGGATAAGCCGTGGACCCATCCGGATCGAAAACGTCGCTCATGCCAGGCCGACCAAGCAGAGATCGGCTCCGGCGATGTCTCTCGTTGTCATATCGACTCCCGTTGGATGGATCAACGGTCGTCACCGTATCCCACGAACCGGTTCGGGACTGAGTTGCTGAGGAGCAATTTCGGCGTTGCCTCGGCGAACTCTTCATCCGCCGAGCACGTCCCCGAAATGCCTAGACTGCGGCGATTGCCGATGCCTTCGGTATCGAAATGTACTGATATCCAACGTGTAAGAGATGGACCGTCCCCGCACCGGCCGTTTATTGAAACCCTGTGAATTTTCTGGAAGCATCTTGTACGTTCGCCAGGTACTGTCCACTCGGTTTGCTCGGGACGGTCCCGACCTCGAGTGGGAGGAAATCTCTGTGCTGAAGAGGATTGCTGTCGCCGGCGCATTGGCAATGGGCGCCGCGTTGGCCAACACGACAGGCGTCGCCCACGCCGACGACATACTGGTGGTGGGTTACGACGGCGTGGAGGAGTTCTACTACACCGAAGCGGAGTGCCGAGAAGACGGGCCGACCGTTCATCTGCAGATCAACGACCACTCATACCCGTACTGGTACTGCCGGATCGGTGATGACCGCGGTGACACCGAGCACTGGTACCTCTGGAATTCCGACAATCCCAACTAGTTCGGTGCGGGCGCGGCCGAGGGGTCCGCGGCCGGAACACCGACGAGGCGGCGCCGCAGCGCGGGACTCTGGCGGCGAAAGCGAGGAGCACGCATGGATTTTGGTGGTCGGGTTCTGATCGGCACTGCCGCAGCGGGTGCGATCCTCGGCGGATCGCTTGCGCTACCGGGTATCGCCGCAGCTGACGAGATCCTGCCGACGGGGGCGGGCGGGGTCACCTACATCCGTACCGAGTCGGGACGGACATTGTGCGGCATCCAAGGAGACGCGGTGAACTGCACGGTGCAGTTCGTGAACCCGCCGCTGACGGCATCGGGTGACGTCGCCAATTCGGTGACGCTCGACCAGAACGGGAAATTCACGTATCTGGCTGCCGACCTCGGCGTGACGGACCCGCTCCACACCATCCGTTACGACCAGACCTACATCGCCAACGGTTGGGCGGTTGAGGCGTTCAGCGACGGCACGCGGTTCACCAACAACCGCAGCAACGAGGGATTCTGGGTCAGCGTCACCGATGTCAACGCCCTCGGCCAGATGTGATTCTTCGCGAAATCCGCTGAAGGGCAACGGCTATCCTCCCAGTATGAGACGAAGTCCGCCATCACCGCCGGAGTGTTGGTAATGGGAGACGCGCGCTGGAATGTGACCGGCGGACCGCCCAAGGAGAACCGCCGCCGAGGATTCCGCACCTGGTTTGTCGCAGCCTTGGGTGCCGCCCCCTTCCTCGAACACCCAGACTGGGACGTCCACGCCCCGCACCGAATCACACTGTGTGCGAGCATCGGATCGTTGCGGCCCTCGCAGGGAGATGCCCCCACGCTGGTGCCGCTGAATCGGGCCGATCTGTGGGTATTGCCTACGACGGAGCGTCCAGCCGCCGGCACATACGGACCGGTCATCGAGCATTGCGAAATCGCCCTACCAACAACATTGTTCGCTGGGCCAGACCTACCGATCGTACGGCCTCGTCATCCGTTCACGCTCCAGCTCATCGAGCGAATGCGACAACTCGCACCACGAACCGACGGGACCGCGCAGCTGCTCGCCGCGGCGCTCAACGAATCGATGCGGTTGCATCTCATCGATTCGTTCACAGAGCGAGGCACTCCCAGCGTTCGTAGCGATCGCCTACTCGGCGAGGACGAGCAAGCACGGTTGGTCGACTACATCGACGGGGGCAGCGTCGAGTTGGGGAGTACCGTTGCGGCCCTGGCTGATCAGGTCGACATGACGGTCGACACGTTCAAAAAGGCATTCGCCGCGACGTTTCACACCACTCCACGCCAGTTCGTGCTCGACCGGCGGATTGCGATGGCGAGGGCACTGCTCGCCGACCCCAGCTACTCGATCGCCGACATCAGTGCCCGCCTGGGGTTCTCGAGCACCAGTCATTTCACGACGGTGTTCAAGAAGCGCGTCGGCGTGACCCCCGCCGAGTACCGGCCACGCTGGCCGAAGTAGCACCCGTGTCGACGAAGTAGTCGTCGATACCGGCGTTGCGGCCGTTGGAGCCGGCACGACTCGTACTCGAATAGTTAGGATCCGTACGTCGCGTAGTCCGATGACTGAAGTAACCGGTGTGACGGGTGGACGGGAATCGGCGAGACGGATAGGGGGCAGTGCGACGTGAGCATTGATGTCGAATTTGTGGACCTGCCGCTGCGGGGTGGTTCGGCCGATGCTGGGTTCTTGGCGCCCCACCACACCATCATCGTGTATCGCGGCGGCGGAGTACTGGCCAAGGAATATGAACTGGAAAAGGGTCAGTCTCTCCTGGTTGAGAAACCGAAGTTGGGCAACGCGTGGGTTCTTCCTGCCGAACATCGCGCTGCCGTCCTGTGCCGTGGTGCCACCATCGCGCAGTATTGCCAGCTGACGGTGCCCACCGCAGCGCTGGGCTCACAGCCACTGCGCCCGTCCGTGCGCCGTGACCCTCTCTTGCATCAATTGATCGAGCGCATGAACAGCGTTGCCGGCCGCAATGACGTGCTTGCCAGGATGATGCAGGAGACATTGACCGAAACAGTGCGCCTGCACCTGACCGATCAATACGGTCCGCCGATCCTCGAGCGACGGTCGGTGGCGGCGCCCCGTTCACTCGACCAGGCGACCCAGACGTTACTGGAGGAGTACCTCAACGACAGTCTCGATTCCCGGATCAGCCTGGCCGCCATGGCCGAGTTGGCCGGAATGCCGGCCGCGGTATTCACCAGGGCCTTTGCCGCGGCGTTCCACACCACACCTCACCAATATCTGTTGAACCTACGTATCGCTCGGGCTCAGTCACTGCTGGCCAGTGCGGCGTTGACAATGTCCGAGATCGCATTCGCGGTCGGTTTCTCGACCCCCGGCCATTTCTCGACGACATTCAAGGATCGTGTGGGCATCACACCATCGCAGTACCGTCAGCAATCCGCGAGTTGACCGCGTGCCAACGGCGATAACACCGATCAAGGGGCGGGCGGTCAGGCCGGGCGTGCGCGCTGCGCTCATCGGCGGCGTCATTCTGGTCATGATGTTGGCGGCCAGCCTGGGTATGTACTACCCGACCCGCACAAGTGAGAACACTGCCCGGGTATCGGGGGATGACACCAATCCAGACCGGGTTGATGTGACGGCCTGGGTAACCCACGTCGACACCACCAACGGCACCGTCTCGGTGAGCATCTCCAGTCTGGAACCACGCGGTTCGCTGGCCGATGAGAGTGGCCTGTTTCGTGACGATGCCCACCTGAACGCCTCAACATCGCTGACCGCCGTGTCGGTCCCGGTCAAGCACGCCGAGGTGGCACCCAACGTCGATGAGCGTTTTGGGTTGACCGGTGTTGTCACCGACTATCCGTTCGACCAGTACACGGCGACTCTGGACATCCGCATCCTGGATGCAGTCGGCAGCGAGGTGCCCACCGCGATCACGCTTCTCAGCACCGACCCTTTCTTCACGATGAGTTCGTCTGCTGATGACGCGGGGCTGATCAATCTGACATTCACCCGAAGCGCTCCCACATTGGTATATGCCCTGTTCGTCATGGTGCTGATGCTCGGGCTCGCGATCGCCGCCGCAACGGCTGCGTATTACATCTTGCGCGGACGAAGGGGCCTGCTGTTTCCTGCATGTTCCATGATGGCGGCCATGTTGTTCGCGCTGGTGCCGTTGCGCAATGCAGTGCCGGGCAATCCGCCGATCGGGTCGGTGATCGACTTCGGCTCATTCTTCATCGCCGAGATCGCCATCTCGGTGTCCCTGATTGCCAGCGTGGTAATCGGCCACCATTTCGAGCGGGCGAACGAACGGTCCAAGACCACATAGGCCGTGGGCAATCAGGCCGCCGAACAGCTCTCCATTCCGGCGCACCCGTCAACAAACATGATCGGGTTCGCACTCCGAAGGCGGGCAGTCACGTTCGGCCACCCGTTTGCTGCAAGCCCAGGGAAATTTGGAAGCGTTCAGGTCAATGCCCTGGCTACACTCCTGGCGCACGCTGCGCAATAGGCGGCGCTAACGTGTGGCCCGATCGCCCGATGACCTCCCTCTTCTGGGGGCGGGCGATCGGGCTTTCAAACATCCTGAATTCGACACGACGCGCGGTCGGCAAGACCCCTACACGCGGTCAATCATTGCCTCGACCGCGACGGCGGCAATCCGGCGAACTGGTGGCGGCTCGGAGTGTTCTCCCTACTGGCCGCGGCGGCGCTGACGGTGCGCTTGCGTCAACTCCAGTTGAAGACGGTTGCCCCGATTTCGCGATGAAGTATGTTCCGTTGCATGGCTAACAAAGTGTTTGTCGTCGGTGTGGGGATGACGAAGTTCGAGAAGCCCGGTCGGCGTGAAGGTTGGGACTACCCGGACATGGCGCGCGAGTCCGGCACCAAGGCGCTCGAGGACGCGGGCATCTCGTATGACCAGGTGCAGCAGGGCTACGTCGGGTACTGCTCGGGGGATTCCACCTCGGGCCAGCGCGCCCTGTACGAGCTGGGCATGACGGGCATCCCGATCGTCAACGTCAACAACAACTGTTCCACCGGATCGACCGCGCTTTACCTTGCCGCACAGGCGATTCGCGGCGGCCTGGCGGATTGCACGATCGCGCTCGGCTTCGAGAAGATGCAGCCGGGCTCACTCGGCGGCGGCGCGCAGGACCGCGAGTCCCCGCTGGGCAAGCACGTCAAGGCCCTGGCCGAGATCGATGAGTTCGCCTTCCCCGTCGCGCCGTGGATGTTCGGTGCGGCCGGCCGCGAGCACATGAAGAAGTACGGCACCACCGCCGAGCACTTTGCAAAAATCGGCTACAAGAACCACAAGCATTCGGTGAACAACCCGTACGCGCAGTTCCAGGACGAGTACACGCTCGACGACATCCTGGCCGCCAAGATGATCTCCGATCCGCTGACCAAGCTGCAGTGCTCCCCCACCTCCGACGGGTCGGGCGCGGCGATCGTGGCCAGCGAGGCCTTCGTCGACAAGCACGGCCTGGCCGGTCAGGCTGTCGAGATCGTCGGGCAGGCGATGACCACCGACTTCGCCTCGACCTTCGACGGCAGCGCCGCCAACATCATCGGCTACGACATGAATGTGCAAGCCGCCCAGCAGGTTTACGCACAGTCCGGTCTCGGACCCGAGGACTTCCAGGTCATCGAGCTGCACGACTGCTTCTCCGCCAACGAACTGCTGCTGTACGAAGCCCTTGGCCTGTGCGGCGAGGGCGAGGCGCCGCGGCTGATCGACAACAACGACACCACCTACGGCG includes these proteins:
- a CDS encoding lipid-transfer protein, translated to MANKVFVVGVGMTKFEKPGRREGWDYPDMARESGTKALEDAGISYDQVQQGYVGYCSGDSTSGQRALYELGMTGIPIVNVNNNCSTGSTALYLAAQAIRGGLADCTIALGFEKMQPGSLGGGAQDRESPLGKHVKALAEIDEFAFPVAPWMFGAAGREHMKKYGTTAEHFAKIGYKNHKHSVNNPYAQFQDEYTLDDILAAKMISDPLTKLQCSPTSDGSGAAIVASEAFVDKHGLAGQAVEIVGQAMTTDFASTFDGSAANIIGYDMNVQAAQQVYAQSGLGPEDFQVIELHDCFSANELLLYEALGLCGEGEAPRLIDNNDTTYGGRWVVNPSGGLISKGHPLGATGLAQCSELTWQLRGTADKRQVDGVNAALQHNIGLGGAAVVTAYQRAER
- a CDS encoding AraC family transcriptional regulator; this translates as MSIDVEFVDLPLRGGSADAGFLAPHHTIIVYRGGGVLAKEYELEKGQSLLVEKPKLGNAWVLPAEHRAAVLCRGATIAQYCQLTVPTAALGSQPLRPSVRRDPLLHQLIERMNSVAGRNDVLARMMQETLTETVRLHLTDQYGPPILERRSVAAPRSLDQATQTLLEEYLNDSLDSRISLAAMAELAGMPAAVFTRAFAAAFHTTPHQYLLNLRIARAQSLLASAALTMSEIAFAVGFSTPGHFSTTFKDRVGITPSQYRQQSAS
- a CDS encoding trypsin-like serine protease, which gives rise to MSDVFDPDGSTAYPPAAPVNPPRRAFRRILLTVVGLVVVIVVAFVVLILWPNPTVPADQPNMTPVATGTNNDWLSFDDFVPGTAIATDSVDATTDEVDSHECTLAFLGRDATDTAIAFTAGHCRKEGFGDRPYFTRATDPDTHVELGEFTTSQTGAEPSKVVQTGKDDWADFAVIAVDPDLAEDVSPNARIAGVYRVTKVLDHHYLLNNNVTLCKFGFVSGETCGKVEVVTGTRVQADVYSAEGDSGSPAYVKLGNDEVAAVGILRGSPEGEDDYSEFTLIAPVLDATRTTLVCDPACETGQAN
- a CDS encoding DUF4436 family protein, whose protein sequence is MPTAITPIKGRAVRPGVRAALIGGVILVMMLAASLGMYYPTRTSENTARVSGDDTNPDRVDVTAWVTHVDTTNGTVSVSISSLEPRGSLADESGLFRDDAHLNASTSLTAVSVPVKHAEVAPNVDERFGLTGVVTDYPFDQYTATLDIRILDAVGSEVPTAITLLSTDPFFTMSSSADDAGLINLTFTRSAPTLVYALFVMVLMLGLAIAAATAAYYILRGRRGLLFPACSMMAAMLFALVPLRNAVPGNPPIGSVIDFGSFFIAEIAISVSLIASVVIGHHFERANERSKTT
- a CDS encoding helix-turn-helix transcriptional regulator, which translates into the protein MRQLAPRTDGTAQLLAAALNESMRLHLIDSFTERGTPSVRSDRLLGEDEQARLVDYIDGGSVELGSTVAALADQVDMTVDTFKKAFAATFHTTPRQFVLDRRIAMARALLADPSYSIADISARLGFSSTSHFTTVFKKRVGVTPAEYRPRWPK